GCGGCGCCCGCGCGCCCCCCGTACGCTCCCCGGCCGCCCGGAAAATCCGTGGACCGCCCGGTCCGTCCTCCGCCACACTCCGTCACCGCACGTATCGGTACGACGACGGAAGGTCGTGATGGGAACGTCAGAACAACGCGGCGGCGGACCGGGCAAAGGCCCCGTCCGCCTCGCGCTCCGCCATTACGGGGGAGAACTGCTGCGGCTCCGACGGGTGGCCGTGCCCGCGCTGCTGCTCCCGGCCCTCGGGAACATCGGCATCAACTACCTCGCACCCCTGGTGGTCGCCAAGCTCGTCGGCCGGGTCGCCGACGGCGGCCCGACCACCCTCGACGCGGTCCTGCCCTTCGCCCTCGCCTTCGCCGGCGTGCTGCTCGTCGGCGAGGCGCTGTGGCGGGGCGGCTACCACTGCCTCAACCGGCTCGACGCCCGCGGCATCGAGCACCTGTACGCCGTCGGGATGGACGAACTGCTCGCCAAGGACGCGGCGTTCTTCCACGACAACTTCGCCGGCTCCCTCACCAAACGGGTCATCAGCTTCGCCTCCCGCTTCGAGGACTTCGTCGACACGCTGACCTTCCAGGTGATGGGCAGCTTCGTCCCGCTGCTCTTCGCCTCGGTGGTCCTCTGGCAGTACGACCCGCTGCTCGTCGTCGGCCTCCTCGTGATGATCGCGCTCACCGGCGTCTGCGTCTTCCCGCTCGTCCGCCGCCGGCAGCGGATCGTCGCCGAACGCGAGCAGGCCATCGCCCGGGTGTCCGGGCACGTCGCCGACGTGCTCACCAACATGGACAGCGTCCGCTCCTTCGCCGCCGAGGAGCGGGAGGCCGCCGAACACCGGGCCCGCGCCGCCGAGTCGCGCCGGATCACCCTGCGCTCCTGGGACTACGGCAACCTGCGGATCGACACCCTCGTCGCACCGCTCTCCGTCGTCACCAACGTGCTCGGACTCGTCCTCGCCCTGATGCTCGGGGCGGGGGAGCGGGGCGTGGAGGCGATCATCGTGGCGTTCACGTACTACGCCAACGCCACCCGCATCATGTTCGAGTTCAACCAGATCTACCGGCGCCTGGAGAGCTCCATGACGGAGGCCGCCCAGTTCACCGAACTCCTCCTGGAGCCGCCGACCGTCGTCGACCCGCCCCACCCCGAGCCCGTCGTGGACCGGTCCGGCGCGGTCCGCTTCGAGGGCGTCCACTTCGCCCACCGGGGCGCGAAGCCGCTCTTCGAGGGGCTCGACCTGGACGTTCCCGGCGGCACCAAGGTCGGCTTCGTCGGCCGCTCCGGCGGCGGCAAGACCACCCTCACCCGGCTGCTGCTGCGGATGACCGACGTCGACGGCGGCCGGATCCTGATCGGCGGTCAGGACATCAGCCGCATCCGCCAGTCCGACCTGCGCGGCCTCATCGCCTCCGTACCGCAGGATCCGGCCATGTTCCACCGCACCCTCAGGGAGAACATCGCCTTCGCGCGGCCCGAGGCCACCGAGGCCGAGATCCGCCGGGCCGCCGAGGCCGCCCACGTCACCGAGTTCGCCGACGCGCTCCCCGACGGCTTCGACACCCTGGTCGGGGAGCGCGGGGTGAAGCTCTCCGGCGGGCAGCGGCAGCGGGTCGCGCTCGCCCGGGCGATCCTCCGCGACGCGCCGATCCTCCTCCTCGACGAGGCGACCAGCGCCCTCGACTCCGAGAGCGAGCTCCTCGTCCAGGACGCGCTGTGGCGCCTCATGGAGGGCCGGACCGCGCTCGTCGTGGCCCACCGGCTCTCCACCGTCGCGGGCATGGACCGGCTCGTCGTCCTCGACCGAGGCCGGATCGTCGAACAGGGCGACCACCACCAACTCCTCGCCGCCGACGGCGCGTACGCCAAGCTCTGGCAGCACCAGTCCGGCGGCTTCCTCGACGACACCCCGACCGGCCGGACCGGACCGGAGGCCACCGTGGCCCACTGACCCGGGGAACCGCCCCGACCAGCGGGTTCGCCCGCCCGCAGGTTCCGGCGGCTGCGGGCCGTGCGGGTGCGGACACGGTCCGCGTCTGCCAGCCTGGTGTCTGCGTGCCGGCACAACGCCTTGACGGAAACCGTCCGTCCCGCCGCCTCAGGGCCGCGGGACGGCGTACGACGGAAGGAGGCGGTCATGCTCATCGGCCACGCCTTCGAGGAAGGCGTCCTGCACCTGTCGCTCCCCGGCGACCTCGCCCACACCAGCCGCTCCGCGGCCGACCTGGAGGCCCAGGAACTGGCCCACGCCCACCGGCCCCGGCACGTCCGGGTCCAGCTCTCCACCGCCGACCCCACCCCCGCCTCGCTCAGCGTGCTGTCCAAGGTGCGCCGCTTCTGCGAGAACGTCCGGATACCCCTCACCGTCGTCGGCCCCGTCACGGTCGCCGCGACACCCCTCCAGGAGTGACCCGAGCCCCCGGCGGCCGTCCGCCGGGGGCTCCCCGCCGTCGACGGCCCCGCGCCCGTTTACGAACCGGCGCGCCCGGCAAGGCGCCGCGCATGACGAACTTCGGCTACACGATGATGACCGAGCAGGCGG
The Streptomyces roseofulvus genome window above contains:
- a CDS encoding ABC transporter ATP-binding protein; translation: MGTSEQRGGGPGKGPVRLALRHYGGELLRLRRVAVPALLLPALGNIGINYLAPLVVAKLVGRVADGGPTTLDAVLPFALAFAGVLLVGEALWRGGYHCLNRLDARGIEHLYAVGMDELLAKDAAFFHDNFAGSLTKRVISFASRFEDFVDTLTFQVMGSFVPLLFASVVLWQYDPLLVVGLLVMIALTGVCVFPLVRRRQRIVAEREQAIARVSGHVADVLTNMDSVRSFAAEEREAAEHRARAAESRRITLRSWDYGNLRIDTLVAPLSVVTNVLGLVLALMLGAGERGVEAIIVAFTYYANATRIMFEFNQIYRRLESSMTEAAQFTELLLEPPTVVDPPHPEPVVDRSGAVRFEGVHFAHRGAKPLFEGLDLDVPGGTKVGFVGRSGGGKTTLTRLLLRMTDVDGGRILIGGQDISRIRQSDLRGLIASVPQDPAMFHRTLRENIAFARPEATEAEIRRAAEAAHVTEFADALPDGFDTLVGERGVKLSGGQRQRVALARAILRDAPILLLDEATSALDSESELLVQDALWRLMEGRTALVVAHRLSTVAGMDRLVVLDRGRIVEQGDHHQLLAADGAYAKLWQHQSGGFLDDTPTGRTGPEATVAH